One Kitasatospora sp. NBC_01266 genomic window carries:
- the mltG gene encoding endolytic transglycosylase MltG → MDQDAVPGLTPGHLGAPAQEPPPAPLPADGEGEPSDRSASGHTAADGTAPDGAQSDHAAADGAFGLFFGGVPEKPPTQPDRTSLAFGLSLLLLALLAGSALLVGRALLVRSAPTRPADYAGAGSGAVVQVSVPQGATLTEIGKLLQRSEVVASVQAFLSAAGDNTSRIQPGTYALRHKMSSLAALGVLDDPANANALTIPEGFRASQVYAAIDQRLSLPAGTAQQTAAQHQGELNLPDYAGGNIEGLLFPSTYTVTKDTTALGLLQQMVQRGSQQYAVEGLDHPMVGGLTPYQVLVLASLVQGEVDNPEDMGKVSRVIYNRLARSMPLQLDSTINYALGRTTLHTSVTDTQLDSPFNTYRAPGLPPTPIDNPGPDALHAALEPATGDWIYFVTVRPGDTRFTDSEQQHRKNVDDFNAYQAKHGGSPSGSPGGAPGASGH, encoded by the coding sequence ATGGACCAGGACGCGGTCCCCGGCCTGACGCCGGGCCACCTCGGCGCCCCGGCGCAGGAGCCGCCGCCGGCCCCGCTGCCGGCGGACGGCGAGGGTGAGCCGTCGGACCGGTCGGCGTCCGGCCACACGGCGGCGGACGGGACGGCGCCGGACGGGGCGCAATCGGACCACGCGGCGGCGGACGGGGCGTTCGGCCTGTTCTTCGGCGGGGTGCCGGAGAAACCGCCCACCCAGCCCGACCGCACCTCACTGGCCTTCGGCCTCAGCCTGCTGCTGCTCGCTCTGCTGGCCGGCAGCGCGCTGCTGGTCGGCCGCGCGCTCCTGGTGCGGAGCGCTCCCACCAGACCGGCCGACTACGCGGGCGCCGGCAGCGGCGCCGTGGTGCAGGTCTCCGTCCCGCAGGGCGCCACCCTCACCGAGATCGGCAAGCTGCTGCAGCGCAGCGAGGTGGTGGCCAGCGTCCAGGCGTTCCTGTCGGCCGCCGGCGACAACACCAGCCGGATCCAGCCCGGCACCTACGCGCTGCGCCACAAGATGTCCTCGCTCGCCGCGCTGGGCGTGCTCGACGACCCGGCCAACGCCAACGCGCTGACCATCCCCGAGGGCTTCCGGGCCAGCCAGGTCTATGCCGCGATCGACCAGCGCCTGAGCCTGCCGGCCGGGACCGCCCAGCAGACCGCGGCGCAGCACCAGGGCGAGCTGAACCTGCCCGACTACGCGGGCGGCAACATCGAGGGCCTGCTCTTCCCCTCCACGTACACCGTGACGAAGGACACCACCGCGCTCGGTCTGCTCCAGCAGATGGTCCAGCGCGGCTCCCAGCAGTACGCGGTCGAGGGCCTGGACCATCCGATGGTCGGCGGCCTGACGCCCTATCAGGTCCTGGTGCTGGCCAGCCTGGTGCAGGGGGAGGTGGACAACCCGGAGGACATGGGCAAGGTGTCCCGGGTGATCTACAACCGGCTGGCCCGGTCGATGCCGCTGCAGCTGGACTCCACCATCAACTACGCGCTGGGCCGCACCACCCTGCACACCTCGGTCACCGACACCCAGCTGGACTCGCCGTTCAACACCTACCGGGCGCCCGGTCTGCCGCCCACTCCGATCGACAACCCCGGACCCGACGCGCTGCACGCGGCGCTGGAGCCGGCGACCGGGGATTGGATCTACTTCGTCACAGTCCGGCCCGGGGACACCAGGTTCACCGACAGTGAGCAACAGCACCGCAAGAACGTCGACGATTTCAACGCCTACCAGGCCAAGCACGGTGGCTCACCCAGTGGTTCTCCCGGCGGTGCGCCCGGCGCGAGCGGACACTGA
- the mltG gene encoding endolytic transglycosylase MltG: protein MTELGRGYGSQPWHPTEPGYGEQPQRAASPDEQEYLPQDPYGQGHQYPVQGQEQYGQQQTYVPMDPYAQQQWQQQHQQQQQIPQQQGYQQYPQQGGFPQQQTGYVQPSGYPQQGGYPQQFPQQQQASPQQEFGQQPFPQQFPQQQQAPAQQQQFAQPQYPQQQYPQQQFPQQQASAQQQFAQPQFVQQQAPAQQFPQQQSVQQQSAQRAPMAAPPSGPGPDGIDWEAEAAALDAPAEELYAEDGDFAEGEYQDGDYAEDGEYADGEFTEEGEHADGELTEDGEPADGELTEEGEEQHTSFLGTEDTSDEAEAKRKAKGKKTGRRNGGACLLVALVLLGGMGGAGWWGYGFYQQNFGPPADYKGTGTGKVQIQIEDGASAGQMAQVLKDADVVKSVGAFNNAYNKANKPIQPGYYDMQKEMSGDAAVALMISEAGGDSLIIPEGKRASDIYTMIDTKLKLAPGTTAAAEKANVASLGLPSYANGNPEGFLWPTKYSVAPGMNPADLLKQMVSNALAEYSQLNLDTAAPSIGLKNAYDVITEASILQAEGNNVADFGKMARVIQNRLANENDVHHTLGMDTTLEYGVGSKTLTEAQIDDASNKYNTYINPGLPPTPISNPGEDAIQAVLNPTPGNWLFFLAVSPTETIFSASGDDFKQNVKNYCAQHGRTYNAARQTCN from the coding sequence ATGACTGAACTGGGTCGGGGCTACGGCTCCCAGCCGTGGCACCCCACCGAGCCCGGCTACGGTGAGCAGCCGCAGCGGGCCGCTTCCCCGGACGAACAGGAGTACCTCCCGCAGGATCCGTACGGGCAGGGACACCAGTACCCGGTGCAGGGCCAGGAGCAGTACGGGCAGCAGCAGACGTACGTGCCGATGGATCCGTACGCGCAGCAGCAGTGGCAGCAGCAGCACCAGCAGCAGCAGCAGATCCCGCAGCAGCAGGGCTACCAGCAGTACCCGCAGCAGGGCGGCTTCCCGCAGCAGCAGACCGGGTACGTCCAGCCGTCGGGCTATCCGCAGCAGGGCGGCTACCCGCAGCAGTTCCCGCAGCAGCAGCAGGCTTCTCCGCAGCAGGAGTTCGGCCAGCAGCCGTTCCCGCAGCAGTTCCCCCAGCAACAGCAGGCACCTGCGCAGCAGCAGCAGTTCGCGCAGCCGCAGTACCCGCAACAGCAGTACCCGCAGCAGCAGTTCCCGCAGCAGCAGGCATCTGCGCAGCAGCAGTTCGCGCAGCCGCAGTTCGTCCAGCAGCAGGCCCCGGCGCAGCAGTTCCCGCAGCAGCAGTCGGTGCAGCAGCAGTCGGCGCAGCGCGCGCCGATGGCCGCGCCGCCCTCCGGCCCCGGTCCCGACGGCATCGACTGGGAGGCCGAGGCCGCCGCCCTGGACGCGCCCGCCGAGGAGCTCTACGCCGAGGACGGCGACTTCGCCGAGGGTGAGTACCAGGACGGCGACTACGCCGAGGACGGCGAGTACGCCGACGGCGAGTTCACCGAGGAGGGCGAGCACGCCGACGGTGAGCTCACCGAGGACGGCGAGCCCGCTGACGGTGAACTCACCGAGGAGGGCGAGGAGCAGCACACCTCCTTCCTCGGCACGGAGGACACCAGCGACGAGGCCGAGGCCAAGCGCAAGGCGAAGGGCAAGAAGACCGGCCGCCGAAACGGCGGTGCCTGCCTGCTGGTGGCCCTGGTGCTGCTCGGCGGCATGGGCGGCGCCGGCTGGTGGGGCTACGGCTTCTACCAGCAGAACTTCGGCCCGCCGGCCGACTACAAGGGCACCGGCACCGGCAAGGTGCAGATCCAGATCGAGGACGGTGCCTCGGCCGGCCAGATGGCGCAGGTGCTGAAGGACGCGGACGTGGTGAAGAGCGTCGGCGCCTTCAACAACGCCTACAACAAGGCGAACAAGCCGATCCAGCCCGGCTACTACGACATGCAGAAGGAGATGTCGGGCGACGCGGCGGTGGCGCTGATGATCAGCGAGGCCGGTGGCGACTCGCTGATCATCCCCGAGGGCAAGCGGGCCTCGGACATCTACACGATGATCGACACCAAGCTGAAGCTCGCCCCGGGCACCACCGCCGCCGCGGAGAAGGCGAACGTGGCCAGCCTCGGTCTGCCCAGCTACGCGAACGGCAACCCCGAGGGCTTCCTGTGGCCGACCAAGTACTCGGTCGCTCCCGGGATGAACCCCGCGGACCTGCTCAAGCAGATGGTCAGCAACGCGCTCGCCGAGTACAGCCAGCTCAACCTGGACACTGCCGCCCCGTCGATCGGCCTGAAGAACGCGTACGACGTGATCACCGAGGCGAGCATCCTGCAGGCCGAGGGCAACAACGTCGCCGACTTCGGCAAGATGGCCCGGGTGATCCAGAACCGCCTGGCCAACGAGAACGACGTGCACCACACGCTGGGCATGGACACCACGCTGGAGTACGGGGTCGGTTCCAAGACGCTGACCGAGGCGCAGATCGACGACGCCTCGAACAAGTACAACACCTACATCAACCCGGGCCTGCCGCCGACCCCGATCTCCAACCCGGGCGAGGACGCGATCCAGGCGGTGCTCAACCCGACTCCGGGCAACTGGCTGTTCTTCCTCGCGGTCAGCCCGACCGAGACGATCTTCTCCGCCTCGGGGGACGACTTCAAGCAGAACGTCAAGAACTACTGCGCCCAGCACGGCCGGACCTACAACGCGGCGCGGCAGACCTGTAACTGA